Sequence from the Ereboglobus luteus genome:
GATCGCGTCGCCCTTGCTCAGTTCGTAGAGCGCGGCCACCGCCTCCTGCGGCAAAATGTGCGGGCTGTCCGGATAACTGAACGGATGCTCCTTGCGCCATTCGCGGATTTGCGCAATCCACGCCGCCGTGTCGGGCGCGGCAAACGAGCGCGCGGACATAAGCTTGTTCAGGCGCGTGAGCGCATCCTTGACGTCGGCGCAAACCGGGTAGTCAACGCGCTTGTTTTTATTGTGCTCGGAGGCGTCGATGTCGATGTGGATGATCTTGGCGCGCGGAGCAAATCTGTCCGTGTCGCCCGTGATGCGGTCGTCGAAACGCGCGCCGAGGCTGATGAGCAGGTCGCACTGGTCGACGGCCCAGTTGCCATACGCCGAGCCGTGCATGCCGAACCAGCGCGCCGAGAGCGGATGCGTCTCGGGAAACGCGCCGAGGCCCATGAGCGTGGTCGCGACCGGGATTTGCGCGCGCTCGGCAAACGCGAGCAGCTCCTTGTGCGCGCCGGACGAGATGACGCCGCCGCCGACATAGAGCACCGGTTTTTTCGAGGCCGAAACGAGTCCGGCGATTTGTTTCAACTGCGCGTCGCTCGCGGTGTGCTTCAACCCGACAAACGGATTGCGGAACGAAACTGTTTCCGGGAAACGCGGCACGAAGCGCGCCTGTTGCACGTCCTTCGGAATGTCGATGACCACGGGGCCGGGCCGGCCGCTGCGCGCGAGCTCGAACGCCTCCTTGAAGATGCGCGGCAGGTCGGCGACATCGAGCACGAGGTAGGAGTGTTTCACGATCGGCAGTGTCATGCCGAAAAAGTCGGTTTCCTGAAACGCGCTCTTGCCGATGTATTTTGAAAAAACCTGACCGGTGATGGCGACGAGCGGGATCGAGTCCATGAACGCGTCGGCGATGCCGGAGACGAGGTTGGTGGCGCCGGGGCCGCTGGTGGCCATGCACACGCCGACCTTGCCGGACGCGCGCGCGTAGCCGCCCGCCGCAAACGCGCCGCCCTGCTCGTGGCGGGGCAGGATGACACGCAGCTTTTTGTTGCGCGCGAACGCCTGGTGCAACTCGAGCGCCGCGCCGCCGGGATACGCGAAGACGACACCGACCTTTTCGCGCAGAAGGCATTCGACGACGCAATCGGCGCCGTTCATTTCACGCGGGGCGGTTTTTGTCGCGGTGGCGGATGAGCGTTTGGCTGTCTTTTTCATAAATAAAAGTGGTCCGGAAAAACGTAAAATAAAGTCCGTCGTCCGCGGAGGATGCAAGAATGGAAAGCGACCGGGGAGTTGCGCGTGCCGCGGTGCGGCGGCACGTCCGCGTCAATGGAGATTCACGCGCGACGCTTTTCCCTCGCGCCCGGCGCGCATCATTTCGTCGTAAATCCAGCGGTAAGTTTGTTCCATGCCGTCGCGCAGGCGCGTCGACGGCTCCCAGCCGAACAGCGACTTGATGCGCGTGTTGTCGCTGTTGCGCCCGTTCACGCCCTTGGGCGCGTCGGGGTTGTATTTTCGCGCGAGCTTCACGCCCGCGATTTCCTCAACGATGCCGACAAGGCCGTTTATCGACACGAGTTCCGAGCTTCCGATGTTGAGCGGCTCGGCGCAGTCGCCACCCATGAGCAACAGCGTGCCTTTTATGCAATCGTCGATGTATGTGAAACTGCGCGTCTGGCTGCCGTCGCCCCAGATTTCGATTTCATGCCTGCCGGTGCGCACCGCCTCGATCACCTTGCGGCAAATCGCGGCGGGAGCCTTCTCGCGGCCGCCGTCATAGGTGCCGTGCGGCCCGTAAACATTGTGATAACGCGCCACGCGGGCGACCACGCCGAAATCCTCGTCGAAGTGGCGGCACATGCGCTCGCTGAAAAGTTTTTCCCATCCATAGCCATCCTCCGGCATCGCCGGATATGCGTCGGCCTCCGTCAGCGGCGTCACGTCCGCGCTCTTTTGTTTGTCGGCATTGTAAACACAGGCTGACGACGAGAAGAAAAAACGTCCCGCGCCGCAATCGCGCGCGGCCACGAGCAGGTGTGTGTTGATCAAGACGCTCAACATGCACAGCGCCTTGTTGTTTTCGATGAACCCCATGCCGCCCATGTCCGCGGCCAGATTATACACCTCGTCGTATCCGCGCACCGCCTCGGCGCAGGCGTCACGCAACTGCAAGTCCAGGGTCCGCGACTCCGCGGCGTCATGAATCTGGCACCACGCCTCGACGGGCTTTTTATCCACGGCCCCAACCTTGTGCCCCAAGTCGAGCAAGGCCTTTACCAAATGCCCGCCGATGAATCCCCCGGCGCCGCAGACCAGTATCTTTTTCATATGCGAAATTGCTTACCCTTTGCGCGGCGTTTCCTCAAGCGGATATCTTTTCAGCCCGAGCAACTGGAGCGTCACCCTGAGCACGAACAGCGGATTATTTATCAAGTAGCGACGCCAAAGCCGGCGCGGCTCCATGCACAGCCGGAAAAACCATTCCAGCCCGCAACGCCGCATCCAGCGCGGAGCCTGCCGCGCGCGGCCCGACAAAAAGTCAAACGCCGCGCCCACGCCAAGCAACACCGTGCCCGACCCGGCGATGCGCGGGGCGAATTGCGCCATGAATTTTTCCTGCTTCGGCGCGCCCAGCCCGACCCAAAAAAAGCGCGGTTTGAGCATGTTCACGCGCGCGGCCAGCACGGCGAGTTCCGCCGGGTCGAGCTCGCGAAACGGCGGCGTCTTGACGCCCGCGACTTTCAATCCCGGAAAACGCGCGCCAAGTTTTTCCGCCAGCAACCCGGCCGTGCCCTCGCCGCCTCCGTAGAAAAAATGCGTGAGCCCCTCCTCCACGCCCGCCTCGCAGAGCGCAAGCATCAGGTCGGGCCCGTAGACGCGACCGATATCCCCGCCCGCGCGCCATTTTGCCAGCCAGACCAGCGGCATGCCGTCGGTCGTGTTCAAGAATGCGTCGTTGAGGATGCGTTTAAATCCGGCGTCCCGTTGCGCCTCCGAAACCCCATGCACTCCCGTCACACACACATACCCGCCCCTCCCCGCGCGCGCGGCATCAAGCAGCAGCGTGGTGGCGACGCGCAGGTTCATGGCGCTGACGCCCACGCCGAGCACATTGACTTTTGGAGGCATTTCCACGGCCAATTGAAAAAACGCAAACAACAGCGCCGTGCAATTGGATTTCACCCCGTGCGCATGCGCGGATTTTCCGCCCTATGCAAGTAAGCGGTCGCGCGCTTACTCCTCGTTCGAAAACACACTCTGCACGTCGTCGATTTCGTCGAGGGCGTCGTGGAGCTTTTGGAGCGACTCGGCGACCCCCGCGTCGATCGCCACCGTGTTGTTCGGTATGTAGGCGATTTCGGCGGAGTCGGGCTTGATTCCCGCCTGCTCCAGCGCTTGCGAAACTTTGTCGAACGCGGGGATCGGACAGCGCACTTCGTGGCCTTCCTCGGTCGTGATGATGTCGTCCGCGCCGGCGTCAAGCGCCACTTCCATGAGCTGGTCCTCGGTTGTCTTGTCCTTCGCGATCAGGAACTGGCCGGCGTGGGTGAAATTGAACGCCACCGCGCCCGCCCCGGCGAGGTTGCCGCCGTATCGGGAAAACACGCTGCGCACATCGGCCGCGGCGCGGTTCTTGTTGTCCGTGGTGACCTTGACGATCATCGCCACGCCGCCGGGGCCGTAGCCTTCGTAGGTGGCGTCCTCGTAGGAAACGCCGGGAAGCTCGCCCGTGCCTTTCTTGATGGCGCGGTCGATGTTGTCATTGGGCATGTTGGCGTCGCGCGCCTTCAGGAGGATGGTGCGCAGGCGGGGGTTTGCGTCGGGGTCGCCGCCGCCGGCTTTGGCGGCAAGCGTCAAATCGCGCGAGATGCGGGAAAAGATTTTGCCTCGTTTGGCGTCAATCGCGCCCTTGAAGTGCTTGAGTTTGGCCCATTTACTGTGTCCTGCCATGGCGGGGGAATATTGGATTAGGGTGAGTGGTGATTCTCGAATGATGAAATGTTATCGGGTGAATGTGAAGCCCGTGTTTATTTTTTCTTCGGGGGCGTCACGTTTTTCATCGGGCGCTTGCCCTTCGCCGCGGGCGCGGGGGCGGGGGCGGGTTCCTTGTCCTTCATGCGGTTGACGATGAGTTGCTGGCAGATTGTGAACAGGCCGTTGACCGTCGAGTAGAGCGCGAGCGCGCAGGAGAAGTTGTAGAAGAAGACAATGAACATGAGCGGCATGAACTTCATTATCTTTACCTGCATGTTGTCCACGCTGGGCGACGGCGTGAGGCGCATCTGGATCATCATCGTGGCACCCATGAGAATCGGCATGATGTTGATCGGAAAATTAAGCCAGGGAAGGCGCGCGATGGTGTCGGGCGCGGAAAGATCACTCGCCCACAGGAAGCTCTGAAAACGGAGCTCGGCGGTGCTTTGAAGCATGAAGAAGAACGCGACAAAGAGCGGCATCGTGATGAAGATCGGCAGGCAGCCGCCGAGTGGATTCACCCGGTGCTTCTTGAAGAGCTCCATCGTGGCCTGGTTGAGCTTTTGCGGGTTGTCCTTGAATTTCTCGCGGATGGCCTGCATCTCGGGCTGCACTTTTTGCATGCGCTTGGCGGAGCGCGACGCGGAGAGCGTGAAGGGCAGCGTCACGAACTTGAGCATCAGCGTCATCATGATGATGGCGATGCCCCACTGGCCGACAAAGCTGTGCATGAAAACCATGAGCCGGTTCATGATCGGCGAGAAAAACCCGCTGAGCATGATCGTCCGGTAAAAGCCGCTGCTGAATTGCAGCACCTCGTCCTCGTTTTTCTTGGAGACTTTGGAGAACGAGCGGATGCGGGTGTATTCCTTCGGGCCGCCGTAATAGTTGAAGCCGAGCGTGGTCTCGGCGTTGGGCGCGAGCGCGGGCACGTCGAACGCCGCGCTCACGGTGAGGCCGACGGCGGGCGTGGTCATGCCGCGGAGCGGCGGCAGCTCAATGCGGCGCGTGATCATGCCGCGTCCGGGCTGGTCGGGCGTGAGCAGGCCGGTGAAGAACTGGTTGCTCACGGAGGCCCATACGATCTGCTCCGGCGAGCTGACGTAGGGGACGGGGGCGCTGGCCCCGAAGCCGAGGAAGCCGCTGCCGCCGGCGAGCTTGGAGCGCTCGATGAACTTCGATTTCTCGCCGTTGTTGTATCCACTGGTCAAATACATGCCGTTGTCGCGCTCGTTGACGGGCGACGCCGTGCCGATGTTGAAGGAAAACGCCGGCATGGGCACGGCCTCCCCGGTGAGATTGCGGAGCGTGAGCTCGTGGCGGATGATGTAGGGATCGCCCGCGGCCTCGGGCGCGCCGGAGGGCACGATTGTGTAGCGGCGCAGCACCTCGATGCGGTTTTCAAAAACCGTGCGGTAAACAACCTCGGTGGCCGATTGCGAAACGAGTTCGTAGGACACATGACGGTCGAGTTTTTTCGACGTGAACGCGTCGGTCGTGAACGCGAAGATCGGGTCGGCGTGGCTGCCGTTGAAAACGAAGGGTTCGTCGCTGCTTTTTTCGGCGGCGTATTTTTTGAAGGCAATGTCCTCAAGCGCGCCGCCGAAATTGGTGAAGCGCGCCTGGATGTAGTCGTTCGAAAGCGTCACGTAGCGCGCGTCTTCGTAGGCGGAGGCAACCGGGGCGAAGGTCGCGTTGCTCTGCATGCCGGGCGCGGGGGCGGCACGGCGGAACCGGGCGCGCCGGTGGTCGCGGGTTGCTGCGCGGGCGGCGGCGGTTGCTGGCTCGGCGTGTTGCGCGAGCCCGTGTATTGCATGAGCCCGAATGCGGCGACCAGCAGCACTATGCCGATGAAGAGGTTTTTTTTATCCATTATACGAACGTTTTTTGGGAGAGAGTGTTTGGTTTTGTGAGAAAGATTCAGGCGACGCGCTCGCAGCGGGGCCGGCGGCGCGGCGCGGGTGGAGGCACCGGGTCAAGACCGCCCGCGCTCAACGGCGAGCAACGCAACAGACGCCACGCCGCCAGCGCGAGTCCGCGCAACAAACCGTGCGCGCGGAGCGCCTCGGCGGCATAACACGAGCAAGTGGGATGAAACCGGCACCCAAACGCGGGACCCGCGACCACGTGCAGCGCGGGCGAAATGACGCGCTGGTAAACGGCGATCAAAAACAGGAAGGGCGCGGTGAGCGCCTTGCGCAGCCTGGTTGGTTTCACGGTTTGGTTTCGGTTGGTTGTTTCTGAAAAGCCCTGCGGCAGGCGTCGGCAAATTTTTGCCCGATCACGGGAAAATCCGTTTTGTTGATCGAGCGGCGGGCGACGAGCAGGATGTCGTGGCCGGGCGGAACGAGTTGCTGGTGTTGGCGAAAAATTTCGCGCAGCCGGCGCTTGGCGCGCGCGCGGGCAACGGCGTTTCCGACCGCCGCGTAAGAGGCGACCACTCCGACGCGAACGACGGGCGCCGGGATTTCGGAGGAGTCGTCGTCCGGGCGTTTGTAATACCAAAACGCAAAGCCGCCGCATTCGAAGCGGCGGCCCTTTTCCCGCAGGTTGCGGAAGTCGCGTTGCCGCCGCACATGTTGTTCGGGGCGGAAACGCATGATGCCGGCAAGTTAAGTCGCGTTGGATATCGAGATGCGGAACGCGACGGAATCAAACCACGGTCAGGCGTTTGCGGCCGACGCGACGGCGGTTTGCGAGGACTTTGCGGCCACCCTTGGTGGACTTGCGCGCGCGGAAACCGATCTGGCGGGCGCGCTTCTTGCGATGTGGACGGAATGTAGGTTGCATGATTAGTCGAAAAGGGAGAAATGTGACCGGACAATGTGACGGGTGTAAAGCGGAAATATGTTTTTTTGTTGCGTGCCCCCCAACGCGTCCCGTGCATTACCCCTCCACGCAAAATGAGCAACCAGTCCATCGCCGTCGTGGGCGGAGGCATCACGGGACTCGCCGCCGCCTACCATCTCGCCAGTGAAACCCGCCGCGTCCGCCTTTTCGAGGCGTCGGGCCAGCTCGGCGGCTCCATCCGCAGCGAACGCACGCCGGAGGGCTGGCTCATCGAAACCGGCCCCAACACCGTGCTGGACAAGACAAACGAATTCAAGCGCTACCTCGACCTCCCCGGGCTCGCCCAAAGCCGCCTGCGCCCCGACCCGCTCTCCAAAAAACGATTCATCGTGCGCAACGGAAAACTCATGGCGCTGCCCACATCGGCGTTCGGCGCGGCCACCACGAGTATTGTTTCGTTCAACTTAAAATGGCGCATCGCGCGCGACTTTTTCTTTTCGCGCCCGCGCAACCGAACGGAGGATCTCCCGCTCGCCGAACTCGCGCGCGCGCACTACGGAAACGAATTTATCGATTACGCGCTCAACCCCATGGTCGCGGGCATCTACGCGGGCGATCCGGAAAAACTCTCCGCGCGCCACGCCATGCCCTTCATTTGGGAAGCGGAGCGCTCGCATGGCTCGATCGTCCGCGGACAAATCGCCCAGATGCGCGCCCGCCGCAAGGCCGGCATTCCGAAGGCCGAAATGCTTTCGTTCCAAAACGGCCTGCAGGAATTGCCCGACGCGCTCGCCGCGCAACTGCCAAACTCGGCCCTCGAAACCGGCGCGCGCATCAAATCAATCTCGCGCTGTGAAAGCAGTGGCGCGTCCGAACCGCGCTGGCTCGTCCGCTGGATGCGCGACGGCGCCGCGCAAACGGAAACATTCACCAAGGTGCTGCTCGCCATCCCGCCCCACGCGCTCGCCGCGCTGCAAATCGCGCCCGATGCCGCGCGTCCCGACGAATTTTTCGCACCGCTCTCCGAGCTCGGCGAAATCGCCTCGCCGCCGCTCGCCTCGCTTTTCCTTGGCTACAAGCGCGAGCAAATCGCGCATCCGCTCGACGGGTTCGGCGCGCTCGTGCCGGAAGTCGAGAAGCTGCCGTTCCTCGGCGTGCTGTTCAGCAGCAGCCTCTTCGCCGGACGCACCCCGCCGGGTCACGCGGCGCTCACCGTGATGATCGGCGGCACGCGCCAGCCGGGACTCGCAAGCCTGGGCGAGCAACAGCTTGTTGATCTTGTGAGTCCGCCTCTTGGAAAACTGCTCGGCATTC
This genomic interval carries:
- the ilvB gene encoding biosynthetic-type acetolactate synthase large subunit codes for the protein MKKTAKRSSATATKTAPREMNGADCVVECLLREKVGVVFAYPGGAALELHQAFARNKKLRVILPRHEQGGAFAAGGYARASGKVGVCMATSGPGATNLVSGIADAFMDSIPLVAITGQVFSKYIGKSAFQETDFFGMTLPIVKHSYLVLDVADLPRIFKEAFELARSGRPGPVVIDIPKDVQQARFVPRFPETVSFRNPFVGLKHTASDAQLKQIAGLVSASKKPVLYVGGGVISSGAHKELLAFAERAQIPVATTLMGLGAFPETHPLSARWFGMHGSAYGNWAVDQCDLLISLGARFDDRITGDTDRFAPRAKIIHIDIDASEHNKNKRVDYPVCADVKDALTRLNKLMSARSFAAPDTAAWIAQIREWRKEHPFSYPDSPHILPQEAVAALYELSKGDAIIATGVGQHQMWAAQFYSFEKPRRYISSLGLGAMGYGLPAAIGAKVACPDKQVIDIDGDGSTTMNIQELATATIEKINIKVMILNNQHLGMVTQWEDRFYQSVRGQTILGDVNNIGSPTNTGGLYPNFKQIAEGFGVKARRVIKKSELRDAIREMLDHDGPYLLDVVVPHSEHVLPMIPAGKSVKEMIMK
- a CDS encoding NAD-dependent epimerase/dehydratase family protein, with the translated sequence MKKILVCGAGGFIGGHLVKALLDLGHKVGAVDKKPVEAWCQIHDAAESRTLDLQLRDACAEAVRGYDEVYNLAADMGGMGFIENNKALCMLSVLINTHLLVAARDCGAGRFFFSSSACVYNADKQKSADVTPLTEADAYPAMPEDGYGWEKLFSERMCRHFDEDFGVVARVARYHNVYGPHGTYDGGREKAPAAICRKVIEAVRTGRHEIEIWGDGSQTRSFTYIDDCIKGTLLLMGGDCAEPLNIGSSELVSINGLVGIVEEIAGVKLARKYNPDAPKGVNGRNSDNTRIKSLFGWEPSTRLRDGMEQTYRWIYDEMMRAGREGKASRVNLH
- a CDS encoding WecB/TagA/CpsF family glycosyltransferase — translated: MPPKVNVLGVGVSAMNLRVATTLLLDAARAGRGGYVCVTGVHGVSEAQRDAGFKRILNDAFLNTTDGMPLVWLAKWRAGGDIGRVYGPDLMLALCEAGVEEGLTHFFYGGGEGTAGLLAEKLGARFPGLKVAGVKTPPFRELDPAELAVLAARVNMLKPRFFWVGLGAPKQEKFMAQFAPRIAGSGTVLLGVGAAFDFLSGRARQAPRWMRRCGLEWFFRLCMEPRRLWRRYLINNPLFVLRVTLQLLGLKRYPLEETPRKG
- a CDS encoding YebC/PmpR family DNA-binding transcriptional regulator produces the protein MAGHSKWAKLKHFKGAIDAKRGKIFSRISRDLTLAAKAGGGDPDANPRLRTILLKARDANMPNDNIDRAIKKGTGELPGVSYEDATYEGYGPGGVAMIVKVTTDNKNRAAADVRSVFSRYGGNLAGAGAVAFNFTHAGQFLIAKDKTTEDQLMEVALDAGADDIITTEEGHEVRCPIPAFDKVSQALEQAGIKPDSAEIAYIPNNTVAIDAGVAESLQKLHDALDEIDDVQSVFSNEE
- a CDS encoding YidC/Oxa1 family insertase periplasmic-domain containing protein, with product MQSNATFAPVASAYEDARYVTLSNDYIQARFTNFGGALEDIAFKKYAAEKSSDEPFVFNGSHADPIFAFTTDAFTSKKLDRHVSYELVSQSATEVVYRTVFENRIEVLRRYTIVPSGAPEAAGDPYIIRHELTLRNLTGEAVPMPAFSFNIGTASPVNERDNGMYLTSGYNNGEKSKFIERSKLAGGSGFLGFGASAPVPYVSSPEQIVWASVSNQFFTGLLTPDQPGRGMITRRIELPPLRGMTTPAVGLTVSAAFDVPALAPNAETTLGFNYYGGPKEYTRIRSFSKVSKKNEDEVLQFSSGFYRTIMLSGFFSPIMNRLMVFMHSFVGQWGIAIIMMTLMLKFVTLPFTLSASRSAKRMQKVQPEMQAIREKFKDNPQKLNQATMELFKKHRVNPLGGCLPIFITMPLFVAFFFMLQSTAELRFQSFLWASDLSAPDTIARLPWLNFPINIMPILMGATMMIQMRLTPSPSVDNMQVKIMKFMPLMFIVFFYNFSCALALYSTVNGLFTICQQLIVNRMKDKEPAPAPAPAAKGKRPMKNVTPPKKK
- the yidD gene encoding membrane protein insertion efficiency factor YidD — its product is MKPTRLRKALTAPFLFLIAVYQRVISPALHVVAGPAFGCRFHPTCSCYAAEALRAHGLLRGLALAAWRLLRCSPLSAGGLDPVPPPAPRRRPRCERVA
- the rnpA gene encoding ribonuclease P protein component gives rise to the protein MRFRPEQHVRRQRDFRNLREKGRRFECGGFAFWYYKRPDDDSSEIPAPVVRVGVVASYAAVGNAVARARAKRRLREIFRQHQQLVPPGHDILLVARRSINKTDFPVIGQKFADACRRAFQKQPTETKP
- the rpmH gene encoding 50S ribosomal protein L34, with amino-acid sequence MQPTFRPHRKKRARQIGFRARKSTKGGRKVLANRRRVGRKRLTVV
- the hemG gene encoding protoporphyrinogen oxidase, with the translated sequence MSNQSIAVVGGGITGLAAAYHLASETRRVRLFEASGQLGGSIRSERTPEGWLIETGPNTVLDKTNEFKRYLDLPGLAQSRLRPDPLSKKRFIVRNGKLMALPTSAFGAATTSIVSFNLKWRIARDFFFSRPRNRTEDLPLAELARAHYGNEFIDYALNPMVAGIYAGDPEKLSARHAMPFIWEAERSHGSIVRGQIAQMRARRKAGIPKAEMLSFQNGLQELPDALAAQLPNSALETGARIKSISRCESSGASEPRWLVRWMRDGAAQTETFTKVLLAIPPHALAALQIAPDAARPDEFFAPLSELGEIASPPLASLFLGYKREQIAHPLDGFGALVPEVEKLPFLGVLFSSSLFAGRTPPGHAALTVMIGGTRQPGLASLGEQQLVDLVSPPLGKLLGIQGAPVFQKLTTHQRAIPQYNVGHEKYLSLIDEFEQAHPGLVIAGNVRDGIAVPACVASGVKRAESTM